GCTGACAGGACCGCGCGCGAAAACGGCTCAACGCTTTTTCTTATGCCAGTTTTTCATCAGTTGCTGCACTTGGTTGAGTTGCTTTTGGTTCAGGTGGATGCCCATGCTGCGGGCAATCCGCTGCAATTGCTGCGGATCCATTTGCATGCGCGCAAACTGCTTGCGCAAATAGAAGACCCCTCCAAAAAACCCCAAAACCGCTCCGCCAATGAATGTCAGCACCGGAATCAGGAATTCCATCGCGTACCGCTCCTTCCGACCAAAATGCGAAAGCGGGAGACGGGCTTGCCGTCTCCCGCGACGTGCCTGGCAACGACCTACTCTCCC
This window of the Calditerricola satsumensis genome carries:
- a CDS encoding YneF family protein, translated to MEFLIPVLTFIGGAVLGFFGGVFYLRKQFARMQMDPQQLQRIARSMGIHLNQKQLNQVQQLMKNWHKKKR